Proteins encoded within one genomic window of Tamandua tetradactyla isolate mTamTet1 chromosome 11, mTamTet1.pri, whole genome shotgun sequence:
- the LOC143649195 gene encoding methyl-CpG-binding domain protein 3-like 2B has product METDDSSTLGDPASTSVPSQPILGKLQRTMIPQTSRWKRQHAVTKAKRKPGLGSALPIRMTSCIFRRPVTKITSHPENVVRRKRSEENLEKPQQLYWYRRLEGLHAYSSSGEPLSALDFPNALGIIVPGCLAEPLGCAVDGNLHTRSEPTLGGSAGGMPPGPGGLSEPLIRQKVTYDDVRKQARKVKKARERLAKALKADRLAREAERMRSPEEKS; this is encoded by the exons ATGGAAACAGACGACTCCAGCACCCTGGGGGATCCTGCCTCCACAAGTGTCCCCAGCCAGCCTATCCTG gggaaGCTCCAAAGAACTATGATTCCCCAGACTTCACGGTGGAAACGGCAGCACGCTGTCACTAAGGCGAAGCGGAAGCCTGGTTTAGGTTCTGCCCTTCCTATAAGAATGACCAGCTGCATATTCCGCAGGCCTGTTACAAAAATCACTTCCCATCCTGAAAATGTGGTCAGACGCAAGAGATCGgaggaaaacttggaaaagccTCAGCAGTTGTATTGGTACAGGAGACTGGAGGGACTCCACGCATACAGCAGCTCAGGAGAACCTTTGAGTGCCCTGGATTTCCCAAATGCCTTAGGAATAATTGTACCAGGTTGTCTCGCTGAGCCCTTGGGCTGTGCTGTTGATGGAAATCTTCACACCCGCTCTGAGCCCACCCTTGGTGGTTCGGCAGGTGGCATGCCCCCAGGTCCTGGGGGTCTCTCAGAGCCCCTTATCAGACAAAAGGTCACTTATGATGATGTCAGGAAGCAGGCACGGAAAGTGAAGAAAGCGAGGGAGAGACTGGCTAAGGCCTTGAAGGCAGACAGGCTGGCACGGGAGGCAGAACGAATGAGAAGCCCAGAAGAAAAATCCTGA